GTAGATGGAATCGGTGTATATAAGCGCGGAGTAAATGAGAAGATGTTAGGTCAACTCCCTACAGAGTTACAACAATCGTTAACATTCTTATGGGTATTTATGTTAAAAAACGTATAAAGAACTGAAAGAATTTTTAGGAGGTAAATAAGTGCAGAAAATACAAAAAACTGATACAATATCATCAGAACCAATTAAAGGGGGACTAGGGTATATGACAACTACTACAACAGTTAAATCCGACATTGAAATCGCACAAGAAGCAAGTATGAAGAAGATTCAAGAAATTGCAGCTGAATTAAATATTTTAGAAGATGAATTAGAGCCATACGGGCATTATAAAGGTAAGTTATCTCTTGATATTTTTAAGCGCTTACAGAATGAGAAAGACGGTAAAGTTGTTTTAGTAACAGCGATTAACCCAACTCCGGCTGGAGAAGGTAAATCAACAGTAACAGTTGGTTTAGGTCAAGCTTTTAATAAAATTGGTAAGAAAACAGTAATTGCACTTCGCGAACCATCTCTTGGACCAACGATGGGACTAAAAGGCGGAGCAGCAGGCGGTGGTTTTTCACAGGTTGTACCTATGGAAGACATTAACCTTCACTTTACTGGAGATATCCATGCGATCACAACTGCTAATAACGCGTTAGCGGCGTTTATTGATAATCATATCCAACAAGGAAACACACTTGGAATTGATACGCGTAAAATCGTTTGGAAACGATGTGTTGACTTAAATGATCGTGCCTTACGTAACGTAGTAATTGGTCTTGGTGGACCCGTTCAAGGTGTACCACGTGAAGATGGTTTCGATATTACAGTAGCATCTGAAATTATGGCCGTATTCTGCCTTGCAACAGATATTCAAGATTTAAAAGCGCGTCTATCTCGCATCGTAGTTGCTTATAACTTTGCAAATCAGCCTGTAACGGTTAAAGATTTAGGTGTAGAAGGTGCGTTAACGTTATTATTAAAAGACGCATTAAAACCAAACTTAGTGCAAACGTTAGAAAATACACCAGCTATCATTCACGGTGGGCCATTTGCGAATATCGCTCACGGTTGTAACAGTGTTATCGCTACAACAATGGCAGCAAAATTAGGTGATTATGTTATTACGGAAGCTGGATTCGGTGCTGATTTAGGTGCAGAGAAGTTTTTAGATATTAAAGCTCGTGCAGCTGGCATTAAACCAGAAGCGGTTGTTATTGTTGCGACTATTCGTGCGCTTAAAATGCATGGTGGCGTAGCAAAAGATCAATTAAAAGAAGAAAATGTAGACGCATTAGCAAAAGGTATGGAAAACTTACAGAAGCATGTTGAAACAATTCAAAGCTTCGGTGTACCTTTCGTAATTGCAATTAATAAATTTATTACAGATACAGATGCAGAAGTTGCATACTTACAAGAGTGGTGCAATGAGCGTGGCTATGCAGTATCCTTAACGGAAGTTTGGGAGAAAGGTGGCCAAGGCGGAGTTGACCTTGCTGAAAAAGTATTAAAAGAAATCGAAAAAGGTGAGAACAACTACGCACCACTTTATGAATTAGAATTATCATTAGAAGAAAAAATCCGTACAATTGCTCAAAAAGTGTACGGTGCAAAAGACATTGAATTTGCTCCGAAAGCACGTAAGCAATTAGCTCAATATGAAGGAGAAGGATGGAGTAACCTACCAATTTGTATGGCGAAAACACAATATTCTCTTTCTGACGATGCAACGAAATTAGGTCGTCCATCTGACTTTATCGTTACAATTCGTGAGCTAAAACCATCTATCGGTGCAGGGTTTATCGTTGCGTTAACAGGAACAATGTTAACAATGCCAGGCCTTCCAAAACAGCCAGCAGCACTACAAATGGATGTAAATGAAGATGGAAAAGCAGTAGGTTTATTCTAAAAGGTTGTAATTCATCTCGTTTATCTGTAAACTATATATACATCAAGTGGCGCCTTTCCATCGAAAGGCGCCTGTTTTTTGGAGGAAATTATGTTTGATCCAACTGCTTTTGATAATTTAAAAGTAATCGTAGAAGGTGCTGTTTATGATTTTGATTTACATGGAGATATTCTTGTAACAGATCGAAAAGATATGATTGACCTTGCTTCATTAAGTCGTATATATCATATTTCATTTCAATTAACAGAACCATTCGAACCGTTAGTAGAAGCAACATTCTCACTATCTGTAGATGCAAAGAACTTGTCTGGTGAAATATTAGAAGTACCACAATTTACACCAGGTTGTGAAATGAAATTAGCATTTTCATTCCCGATAGAAAAACCAGAAGTAATGTGCGAAGAAATTGAAACTTTCATGCATTCTATATGGGGAAAAGAAAGAATGATTACGCAAAAACTTTCATACGAATATAATAAGCAAGCGATTTCATATCATAATAAGGTAGAGGTTCTATTTCAAAAAGCGATTACAGAAGACCATGTTGATGATTTAATAGCTGTTATTTCACACATGATAGAAACGGTGCGAACAATACAACATTTTCTTCAAAAATAGAGATAAAGGAGAAAAACAAATGATAAAAGATATGCAACCATTTTTACAACAAGCTTGGGAGAAGGCTGGTTTTAAAGAGTTAACTGAAATTCAAAAACAAGCGATTCCAACTATTTTAGAAGGACAAGACGTTATAGCTGAATCTCCAACTGGAACAGGAAAAACATTAGCGTACTTATTACCCCTTTTACATAAAATTAATCCTGAAATAAAACAGCCACAAGTTGTTGTTCTAGCGCCAACACGTGAGCTTGTCATGCAAATTCACGAAGAGGTTCAAAAGTTTACAGCAGGAACTGAAATTTCAGGTGCATCTTTAATTGGTGGTGCAGATATTAAGCGCCAAGTTGAAAAATTAAAGAAACATCCGAGAGTAATTGTCGGTTCACCAGGCCGTATTTTAGAATTAATTCGTATGAAGAAGCTAAAGATGCATGAAGTGAAAACAATTGTATTTGATGAGTTTGATCAAATTGTAAAACAAAAGATGATGGGCGCTGTACAAGATGTAATTAAATCTACAATGCGCGATCGTCAATTAGTATTCTTCTCGGCAACAATGACAAAAGCTGCAGAGGACGCAGCACGTGATTTAGCAGTTGAACCACAATTAGTACGTGTAACTCGCGCTGAGTCAAAAAGCTTAGTTGAACATACGTATATCATCTGTGAGCGACGCGAAAAAAATGATTACGTAAGAAGAATTATGCATATGGGTGATGTAAAAGCAGTTGCTTTCTTAAATGACCCATTCCGTTTAGATGAAATTACAGAGAAGTTGAAATTCCGTAAAATGAAAGCAGCAGCTCTTCATGCAGAAGCAAGTAAGCAAGAACGTGAAGCAACGATGCGTGCATTCCGCGGCGGCAAATTAGAAATATTACTTGCTACTGATATTGCGGCACGCGGTATTGATATTGATGATTTAACACACGTAATTCACTTAGAATTACCAGACACAGTAGACCAATATATCCACCGTTCAGGACGTACTGGACGTATGGGTAAAGAAGGAACTGTTGTATCTCTTGTAACTCCACAAGAAGAGCGTAAATTACTGCAATTTGCGAAAAAACTAGGTATCGTATTTACGAAGCAAGAAATGTTCAAAGGATCGTTTGTAGAAACGAAACCGAAAGCACCAAAGAAAAAGAAACCAGCATTTACTGGGAAGAAGAAGCCTAGATAATGTGAAACTTTAATCAGTGGGGATTCCCCACTGATTATTAGCCTTTAGCAATCGGACGTTTACGGGTAGTTAATCTCCTACCTAACTTCTTTGCTCTAGCCGAATTTTGAGGTGGGAGTCTTACTGCCCATAAATAGCGGGATAAATAATAAGGAAGACGTAACTAATTGTAGTTACGTCTTTTTTGTTTGAGTTAATATGCTCATTTTAGGTAACTAAATATTTCTTTTTAAAAATATAAAAAGCTTATTCACTAACCTAAATTTTTTCTAAGTCAATGCAAGGATTTATTAGTATAATTAATGATGTATTCCATTTTATGGATTAACTATATTGATATATGGGCTATGTTTTAGAGTATTTGTCTTTCTTAGCTTGATAGCGATGAGATAGGCCAACAAACGCGAATTTCGTACGTTATGAAAGTTCCATAAATGATTCTTAAAAATAACAAATTGGATATATATGTTAAGATAGTGAAGTGATTATAAGGAAATATACTTAAGTTAGCTGTCAAATTAGCGAAGGAAAAAATAAAAATTAGGGGAAGAGTTATGACATATAAATTGGAAGAAATGCAAGAGGAAGCAAAAAGAATTATAGGTCAAGTCGCTGATATTTATCAATATCATACAGGGGGGGATTTTATTGGCTTAATTGTTCACGGTTCAGTAGTAAAGGGTGGTGTTATTCCTGGATCAAGTGATATTGATTTTCATCTTTATTTGAAGGAAACTGCTTTTGAAAAACAAGGGGTACTACCATTGGAATTATACTTGGAAATTCATCGTGATTTAAGCAAGATTGATACAAACCCATTTAATTATATTCAATGTGAAGCATTAGCAGATAAATTCCCAGAAGGATTTGTTGGTCCAGTACCTGGTGCTTATCAAATTGTAGCTGGAAGGTTGCCGGTCAAGGAAGCAACAAATGAGCAATTGAAGCAGTCAGCAATAAAAGCATTAAATAATATAATTGTTGTACCAAAGTATTTTTCTACTCTTTTGGACCATGGAAAAGAGCGATTAGATAGAGTTGTTCGTTTAATCAGTACACAAGTTTCTCCAACAATATATCATGTCTTATCCTATGTACATCATGATGCAATTGAAGTATGGCAAATGCCAAAAAATAAGGCAATACATTTTTTACCAGAGGACGAGATGAAAAATATAGCAATCCAGTTTTATGAATGCACTAAAAGATATTACTCTGATGAAAGTTCGGTAGCTGATGCTTTAGATATGGTATATAATGGGGCGAAGTTTTTTGAAAGTGTTAAACTTTGGTTTGAAAACCAAAAGTGATTATGTAAAAACTAGTTAAAGGTAAATTGTTATTTAATAAACGAGTGCGTTAGTAAAACAAGCTAATCAAAAAAATGGTTCCTTTTCGTATAGGAAATCGGCTGTTTCTTTATAAAATTTTGTTTAGCTTACGAAATTCGTGTTTTGTTGGCGGGACCTCATATTAAAATAACGACTGTTTTAGTTGAACAACATTTAAACAACTTTATTATCACTTTACATTCTGACGGATATTCTTGAAAAGGAGTAATGTTGTATGAAATCAATAAATGTAAATGGGAATATATATTATATTGAATCTGTTCCTTTTGAAGATAAGAGTGAGCAGGATGAAGAGGGATACTACGAATATTTTTACAAAGGAGTCAATTTATCGTTTCAATCTGACAAGGAAGTAATTAAAGCCCGAATTTATGACGAAGAAGAAATAATATATTTTTTAAAAAATCCAATTCTTGCTTTTGGTAAAGATTTTGAAGCGATAAAGGTATATATAATTAAAGAATATAATGTAAATAAATTTAAGATTCCAGGTGGAGAAAAAGCTTTTATAGAGTTATAGCCATAATCGACCTTTAATTTTACCGGGATTTATTAAATACAAAAGGTAAGTAGTTATATGAGTTGTGAAGCTGAACCAAAGGATGGTAAAACAATTGAAAATATATATTAAAAAATTGGTTGTTCTCCAAAACGACAGAAATGAGCTGAATGATCATAAATGATTGTAAAGTGATAAAAAATTTGTTTAGTGGTACTTCATAAACGTAGACTGATAGCGATAGGGTACAGCCACATTATTGCTACTAAGCAAAAAGATAACTTTTTAATGACTAGCAATTTATAAGTATTCAACTGAATGAAAAAGGATTAACAATAGTACCTGTAGAAAGCTACATAGAATATAAAAACCATTAGGGGGAAATGATCCATAAAGTTGGACAAATTATGCTGTATGTAAACAATCAAGATGAGGCAGTAAATTTTTGGACGGAAAAGGTAGGGTTTCATGTAGTAGCAGAGGAAGATAATAAGCAAGGAATGAGATGGATTGAAATCGCTCCGACTAACGGTGCAGAAACGAGCATTATATTACATAATAAAGAAGTGATTTCTAAGATGAGCCCAGAATTAAATCTTGGTACACCATCTTTAATGTTCTTCTCAGAAAATCTTGATCAATTATATACAGATTTAAAAAATAAAAATGTTACTGTTGGTGAAATGGTAACTATGCCTTCTGGTAAAGTATTTAACTTTGCTGATAGCGAAGGGAATTATTTTGCGGTTATGGAAAAGAACAAATAATAATATTACTATGTGAAAATCCCCCTCAAATATATTGAGGGGGATTACATGTTTGAAGTGGATTTTTCATTAGAGAATTGATTAATATAAAATACGCCTTTTTCAATAGCTGTCTCAATATAACCAACGATTTGATTAAACGTAAATACTTGTAAGTCTTCATACAAATTTTGCTCCGGATACAACATATCTTCAAAAAGATACTTTCGAAAAGAAAAAACGTTTTCTTTAGAAACTTCTTCAATATCCATAATGTGAGCCTCTTGGTTGAGAAGAGAGAAGAGTTGCTGTTCTGTATCGTAATGATGAAGCAACTTTGCATTTAATAATTTAAAATCGTTATAGTACATAGGTGCGATCGTTTCGTCATTTTCGATTCTATTTTTTAGCCAAGGTAGAAAAAAGCCGCTTAGCCAATTGTCATCGGCAATGAGATGGGTGTAATAGCCTAAGAGAAAAGGGGAATCCATATGAGCTTTATATTTTTGAAAAAAAGAATTGAAATCTATCCTTCTCGTATAGTTTTTCGTTGTACCAGCGTAAAAGTGTGAAGTTCCTTTTTCTTCTGCTGAATGAACCGCATCAGGGGCTACACCTCCAAGTATGAAAGAAGTTTTATCTTGGATATATAGTTTTTCGGCAATCTTGATAGCGATAATAGCATGCATAATTCGTGATCCCATGAATGACACCTCGGTTTCAAGTATTCATTTCAGGAAGAGGACTGAACAGTTAGTATTACTTTCCCTGTACTTTTTCTACTTTCGACCCATTCATGTGCTTTCCCTGCATCTTGAAGTGGAAAAGATTTCGTTGCTTTTATTTTTAGACTGCCATCACGTAAATAACGGAAAACTTCATTTGCAGTTTCTTGGAGTAGTTCAGGACGTTTTTTTCGTGTAGTGCCAAAGCTAAAACCGAGTATAGAGCGGCAACTTGCGTGTAAATCATTCGTTTGGAAATTACCAATTTCACCGCTAGCATTACCGAAGTGAATGAGGCGACCGTAATAAGCGAGACAATTTAAACTTTTTTCTGAAACCGTTCCAGAAATAGAGTCTAAAATTACATCAACCCCTTCACCGTTTGTCAGCTCGTTGACTTTCTCTACAAAATCCTCATCTTGATAACAAATAACATAATCAGCTCCAGCATCTAAAGCTATTTTTCTTTTTACTTCACTTCCGACAGTACCAATAACGGTTCCAGCCCCTAATCGTTTTGCAAGTTGAATAGCTGTTGTACCAATTCCGCCAGCCGCAGCATGAATGAGTACAGACTCGCCTTGTTGAAGCCTTGCAACATTTACGAGTAAATTATAGCTTGTAAAAGATACGATAGGGCATGCCGCTGCAGTTTGAAAATCGATTTCATGTGGTAAAGCAAAAGTAAGATTTTCGTTTGAGACAACGTATTCTGCGTAAGATCCATTTTGAGGAAAAGCGATGACTCGCTGTCCAGGATGAAGATTTTTAACTTGAGACCCGACACGTTCTACAATACCAGCGGCATCTATCCCTGGAATAAAAGGTAGTGCTTTATTTCCTTTTTTACCATAACGGGATTTAATATCGGCGAAATTCACACTAGTAGCAACAACGCGAATCAAAACTTGATCTTCTGAAATAGCCGGTATATCCACATCTGTATATTTCATCACTTCAGGACCACCAAACGACGTTACAACGATAGCTTTCATCATATACCCTCCTAAATTTGACTATATAAATCATTTTAAATCGTCATTAGAAATTGGAAAATTATATAATTGTTATGCGACTTTATAAGTGAAGCTTATGTACATATTGAATCATTATATTAATCTATATAAAAAACCTTTGAAAAAATCGAACGAAATATCAATTACTTGCCAATATAGAGTGTAAGACAAAGGAGGGATGGTATGTGAAGGATGAAACAGTGTTGTATACAGATTTGATCCAATTAACTTTATCAGGAAATAAAGAAGCATATAGCAAGTTGTATGATAAAACGATTCAAGGAGTATATAAAACAGCACATTTTTTAATTGAAGATAAAATGGATGTAGATGATGTCGTTCAAGAAATATACATACAACTATATGAATCGCTTCGTAAGTATGATAGTGAGAAGCCATTTCGCCCTTGGCTAATTGGGCTTGCGATTAAACAAATTCACTCTTATAGAAGACAGAGGTGGATGCGAATACGAATTATAAAAAAAGCAGAAGAGCAAAGAAAACCAGTACAAATTGATTTTTCTAA
This Bacillus paramycoides DNA region includes the following protein-coding sequences:
- a CDS encoding formate--tetrahydrofolate ligase; amino-acid sequence: MTTTTTVKSDIEIAQEASMKKIQEIAAELNILEDELEPYGHYKGKLSLDIFKRLQNEKDGKVVLVTAINPTPAGEGKSTVTVGLGQAFNKIGKKTVIALREPSLGPTMGLKGGAAGGGFSQVVPMEDINLHFTGDIHAITTANNALAAFIDNHIQQGNTLGIDTRKIVWKRCVDLNDRALRNVVIGLGGPVQGVPREDGFDITVASEIMAVFCLATDIQDLKARLSRIVVAYNFANQPVTVKDLGVEGALTLLLKDALKPNLVQTLENTPAIIHGGPFANIAHGCNSVIATTMAAKLGDYVITEAGFGADLGAEKFLDIKARAAGIKPEAVVIVATIRALKMHGGVAKDQLKEENVDALAKGMENLQKHVETIQSFGVPFVIAINKFITDTDAEVAYLQEWCNERGYAVSLTEVWEKGGQGGVDLAEKVLKEIEKGENNYAPLYELELSLEEKIRTIAQKVYGAKDIEFAPKARKQLAQYEGEGWSNLPICMAKTQYSLSDDATKLGRPSDFIVTIRELKPSIGAGFIVALTGTMLTMPGLPKQPAALQMDVNEDGKAVGLF
- a CDS encoding DEAD/DEAH box helicase — encoded protein: MIKDMQPFLQQAWEKAGFKELTEIQKQAIPTILEGQDVIAESPTGTGKTLAYLLPLLHKINPEIKQPQVVVLAPTRELVMQIHEEVQKFTAGTEISGASLIGGADIKRQVEKLKKHPRVIVGSPGRILELIRMKKLKMHEVKTIVFDEFDQIVKQKMMGAVQDVIKSTMRDRQLVFFSATMTKAAEDAARDLAVEPQLVRVTRAESKSLVEHTYIICERREKNDYVRRIMHMGDVKAVAFLNDPFRLDEITEKLKFRKMKAAALHAEASKQEREATMRAFRGGKLEILLATDIAARGIDIDDLTHVIHLELPDTVDQYIHRSGRTGRMGKEGTVVSLVTPQEERKLLQFAKKLGIVFTKQEMFKGSFVETKPKAPKKKKPAFTGKKKPR
- a CDS encoding VOC family protein — protein: MIHKVGQIMLYVNNQDEAVNFWTEKVGFHVVAEEDNKQGMRWIEIAPTNGAETSIILHNKEVISKMSPELNLGTPSLMFFSENLDQLYTDLKNKNVTVGEMVTMPSGKVFNFADSEGNYFAVMEKNK
- a CDS encoding zinc dependent phospholipase C family protein; the encoded protein is MGSRIMHAIIAIKIAEKLYIQDKTSFILGGVAPDAVHSAEEKGTSHFYAGTTKNYTRRIDFNSFFQKYKAHMDSPFLLGYYTHLIADDNWLSGFFLPWLKNRIENDETIAPMYYNDFKLLNAKLLHHYDTEQQLFSLLNQEAHIMDIEEVSKENVFSFRKYLFEDMLYPEQNLYEDLQVFTFNQIVGYIETAIEKGVFYINQFSNEKSTSNM
- a CDS encoding quinone oxidoreductase family protein, whose amino-acid sequence is MKAIVVTSFGGPEVMKYTDVDIPAISEDQVLIRVVATSVNFADIKSRYGKKGNKALPFIPGIDAAGIVERVGSQVKNLHPGQRVIAFPQNGSYAEYVVSNENLTFALPHEIDFQTAAACPIVSFTSYNLLVNVARLQQGESVLIHAAAGGIGTTAIQLAKRLGAGTVIGTVGSEVKRKIALDAGADYVICYQDEDFVEKVNELTNGEGVDVILDSISGTVSEKSLNCLAYYGRLIHFGNASGEIGNFQTNDLHASCRSILGFSFGTTRKKRPELLQETANEVFRYLRDGSLKIKATKSFPLQDAGKAHEWVESRKSTGKVILTVQSSS
- a CDS encoding sigma-70 family RNA polymerase sigma factor, with the translated sequence MKDETVLYTDLIQLTLSGNKEAYSKLYDKTIQGVYKTAHFLIEDKMDVDDVVQEIYIQLYESLRKYDSEKPFRPWLIGLAIKQIHSYRRQRWMRIRIIKKAEEQRKPVQIDFSNDVVSKISNKKLIELIHKLPYKLKQVIILRYLHDYSQEEVAQILHIPIGTVKSRIHAALKKLRQKEQVEEIFLGEVGNVK